A region of the Candidatus Kryptonium sp. genome:
TTAAAGTTTGAGGCAAAGAAGAGATGCTATTTATAAGAAATTTCAAAACAAAATCTAAACTAAAGGGTCATGTATTCACTAAAGGAACAAGACCCAGAAATTTATGAAGTAATTGCCAGCGAAGTTGAGAGACAAAACTATACGCTGGAGCTTATAGCAAGTGAAAACTTCGTCTCAAGAGCTGTCCTTGAGGCGATGGGCTCAGTTATGACAAATAAATATGCGGAAGGTTATCCAGGAAAAAGATATTATGGTGGGTGTGAATTTGTTGATATTGCGGAAAATTTAGCTCGCGATAGAGCTAAAAAACTTTTCAATTGCGAATATGCTAATGTTCAACCGCATTCTGGAAGTCAAGCGAATATGGCTGCGTATTTTACTTTTCTTCAGCCGGGAGATACGATTATGGGTTTGAACCTTGCTCACGGTGGACACCTGACACACGGAGCGCCGGTTAATTTTTCAGGTAAACTTTATCGCGCTGTTTTCTATGGTGTCTCAAAGGAAACCGGTATGATAGATATGAATGAGATTGAAGATATTGCAAAGCGCGAGAAGCCGAAAATGATAATAGTTGGCGCAAGCGCATATCCGAGAGATTACGATTATAAAGCTTTTAGAGAAATTGCCGATAAAGTTGGAGCTTATCTTATGGCAGATATTGCTCATCCAGCGGGTTTGATAGCATCTGGATTGTTAAATAATCCGCTTCCTTATTGCGATATAGTTACATCAACAACACATAAAACCTTAAGAGGACCACGCGGTGGTTTAATCCTGATGCATAAAGACAAAGAGAATCCATTTGGTATTAAGACTCCCAAAGGCGATAGACTTCGTATGATGTCGGAAATTATTGATGGCGTTGTCATGCCGGGTATCCAAGGGGGACCGCTTATGCATGTGATCGCAGCGAAAGCGGTTGCTTTTGGTGAAGCGTTAAAGCCAGAGTTCAAGGAGTATTCAGCACAAGTTATAAAAAACGCAAAAGCATTGGCAAGTAAATTAATTCAACTCGGATATAATGTCGTCTCTGGTGGGACTGATAATCATCTTATTTTAGTTGATCTACGAAATAAGGGTATCACTGGAAAAGATGCTGAAAATGCCCTTGAAAGAGCTGGGATAACCGTTAATAAAAATATGGTTCCATTTGATGATAAAAGTCCACTTGTGACAAGCGGAATTCGTCTTGGGACACCTGCGCTGACAACGCGAGGAATGAGAGAACAGGAAATGGAATATATAGCCGAACTTATTGACAAGGTCATATCAAACGTCGGAAATGAAGGAATTTACAAAGAAGTCAAAGAACAAGTAAGGGAATTGTGTGAAAGGTTTCCACTTTACGAATTTGTTTCTTTAAGTGGTGTAAGCCTTAAGTGAGGCAATCTTATGGAGTTGAAAGTTTTGATTGATGATAAAAGCCCATCGCACAGAAAACGAATAGAGTACATACTGAAAAATTTTTCGCTTGTTTATAAGGTTAATTTAAGTTTCGTCAATTCCATTGAAGAGGTTTCGGAGGATGATTTGGTCATTCTTTACGGCGAGGATTTTAGCTCAAAGGGGAGATCTATTTTAATAAGAAGAAGTGAGCAAGCAATTGAACTTTTTGAAAAGGGAAAAGCGTATGATGAGGTTTATGCCACGACAAGTGTTCATTTTGTTAACTTAACTCCCCCAATGATTCCAGAAGAGTTTGAAAGTTTTACGCTTCCCGTGTTTTTTAAAACAGGTGAGCCGGTTTTTGAAATTGAAAATGAAAATTTTGTCAGAATAAATTTTGATATTTTTTCCTGTGCGTTTTATTTTCTCGCCTCGTGGGATGAAAGAGTGAAAAAGGAAAGAGATAACTTTAGAAGATTTCCAGACGCTGAAAATTTACTTGTCAAGCTTGGGCTTGCGAATTTCCCTGTTGTTAATTTCTATTTTTACATTCTGAAATTTTTAATTGAAAGAGCTGGCTTTAAGGTTGAAGAGAGAACTTGGCACGGTAGAAAATTTG
Encoded here:
- a CDS encoding serine hydroxymethyltransferase — protein: MYSLKEQDPEIYEVIASEVERQNYTLELIASENFVSRAVLEAMGSVMTNKYAEGYPGKRYYGGCEFVDIAENLARDRAKKLFNCEYANVQPHSGSQANMAAYFTFLQPGDTIMGLNLAHGGHLTHGAPVNFSGKLYRAVFYGVSKETGMIDMNEIEDIAKREKPKMIIVGASAYPRDYDYKAFREIADKVGAYLMADIAHPAGLIASGLLNNPLPYCDIVTSTTHKTLRGPRGGLILMHKDKENPFGIKTPKGDRLRMMSEIIDGVVMPGIQGGPLMHVIAAKAVAFGEALKPEFKEYSAQVIKNAKALASKLIQLGYNVVSGGTDNHLILVDLRNKGITGKDAENALERAGITVNKNMVPFDDKSPLVTSGIRLGTPALTTRGMREQEMEYIAELIDKVISNVGNEGIYKEVKEQVRELCERFPLYEFVSLSGVSLK